The following proteins come from a genomic window of Geomonas sp. RF6:
- a CDS encoding M20/M25/M40 family metallo-hydrolase has product MKSAARHGVPVAVICLMILVIICTTGGCMTIMPGRSHKGPLPPLTEEETELAKRLRQHVTVLAKDIGERNTTHYKELQHAAAYIEKELGAQGYAVRKEPYRIGEREMVNIEAELKGTSHAEEIVVVGAHYDSVAGAPGANDNASGVAAVLELARLLRDQKPARTVRLVAFVNEEPPWFLSEEMGSRVYTRGARKRGDKIAGMLSLETIGYYSDAHGSQQYPAPFSSFYPDTGNFIGMVSNLPSCNLLRRVIRTFRKTTPFPSEGLAAPDVVPGIGWSDHWSFWQEGYPAVMITDTAPFRYPYYHDAQDTPDKLDYERMARVTAGVHRVVQELSGE; this is encoded by the coding sequence GTGAAATCAGCAGCTCGACATGGCGTCCCGGTCGCCGTCATCTGCCTCATGATCCTCGTCATCATCTGCACCACCGGAGGGTGCATGACCATCATGCCCGGCCGCTCCCATAAAGGCCCTCTACCCCCGCTGACAGAGGAGGAGACGGAACTGGCAAAGCGGCTGCGACAGCATGTCACGGTGCTGGCGAAGGATATCGGCGAGCGCAACACCACGCACTACAAGGAGTTGCAGCATGCCGCGGCCTATATCGAAAAGGAACTGGGGGCTCAAGGGTACGCTGTCAGAAAAGAGCCGTACCGTATCGGCGAGCGGGAGATGGTGAACATCGAGGCCGAGTTGAAGGGAACATCCCACGCCGAGGAAATCGTCGTCGTCGGAGCTCACTACGATTCGGTCGCGGGAGCTCCGGGGGCCAACGACAACGCCTCAGGCGTAGCCGCGGTTCTCGAACTGGCGAGGCTCCTGCGCGACCAGAAACCTGCACGCACCGTCCGGCTGGTGGCGTTTGTGAACGAGGAGCCGCCGTGGTTTCTGAGCGAAGAGATGGGGAGCCGCGTGTACACCCGAGGCGCCCGAAAGCGCGGGGACAAGATCGCGGGGATGCTCTCCCTGGAGACGATCGGCTACTACTCCGACGCGCATGGCAGCCAGCAGTATCCTGCCCCCTTCAGCAGCTTTTATCCCGATACCGGAAATTTCATCGGGATGGTGAGTAACCTTCCGTCCTGCAACCTGCTGCGCCGGGTCATCCGCACCTTCCGGAAAACGACGCCCTTTCCCTCCGAAGGTCTAGCGGCCCCTGATGTCGTTCCGGGTATCGGCTGGTCCGATCACTGGTCCTTCTGGCAGGAAGGGTATCCTGCAGTGATGATCACCGACACGGCTCCCTTCCGATACCCCTACTACCACGACGCGCAGGATACGCCGGACAAGCTCGACTACGAGAGGATGGCGCGGGTAACCGCCGGTGTCCACCGCGTGGTACAGGAGCTCTCCGGAGAGTAG
- a CDS encoding NAD-glutamate dehydrogenase domain-containing protein codes for MDQNFTEENDLACEMAQNRKWLREQITPHFFVAMQDEPQALLLLERELCSLRYNRQLILADREKMLILARVNVPGSLYDTLSHWHDREISYAMFTHSEGPIPGMAQELEIQRFEFDRKGNEEVLKWREAKIPRDLAERHAKQLKETYPDFEMKEFERLLAILWVNNERYVRYSSPLRVAQVLQLLQKVVRSGGLYVDVEPAKSSNESRIHFAVANPPQTDFLLQIMEVFHRLGIGVNRAYCLTVSNGFHPYFLGTFYVARHSAEPLDRGSDMFSRLQEELYNTQIISTRGQGYHSFLTTGIMSGGEASLIDTFIAFCHTNLAHTDPDRFGLDHVQSAFFSHPEIALELVKLFKARFDPQLVDRDGVYRATLEETRLAVEGYNTGHRYLDEVRRTIYRCCLIFIKHTLKTNFFVLNKQALAFRLDPGYLVELGDEFTADLPQAIPFRVTFFFSRYGFGYHIGFSDIARGGWRTVIARNADDFTTNANTIFRENFVLAHTQHLKNKDIYEGGSKLVLILDASDLKRSGEREMEYPRLYKLQYGVANAFLDVFITKNGVARDPAVVDYYRQDEPIELGPDENLHDTMIENIAQLSRKRGYILGIGIISSKQVGINHKEYGVTSTGVVKFAEITMAEVGIDIYRDPFTVKFTGGTNGDVAGNAIRILLDRAPEVKIRLILDGTAAVYDPFGADREELSRIVLKQDLDGFNPQALHLGGFMIFRSGSRREGVRDLFRKVTRTPAGLEEEWMSTDEFSRAYEELPFTVEADLFIPAGGRPETIDKDNWERYFLSEGIPSARVIVEGANSFITPEARLQLQKRGVIIMRDASANKCGVISSSYEIIANLLLSEKEFLAEKERYVRDVLEILEKRAAEEARLILRRRREQPGGTCCTEFSDELSTEMNELYAMIFHFFQDHPELCLQPLYRRAILSHLPRMLREERKYRQRLTRLPQKYLFAILAAEIGSSMVYRGDREEDFGATIKGHLVNYFPAEM; via the coding sequence ATGGACCAGAACTTCACCGAAGAAAACGACCTCGCATGTGAAATGGCGCAAAACAGGAAGTGGCTGAGGGAGCAGATCACCCCGCACTTTTTCGTCGCTATGCAGGACGAGCCCCAGGCCTTGCTCCTTTTGGAACGGGAGCTTTGCTCCCTGCGCTACAACCGCCAGCTGATCCTCGCTGACCGCGAAAAGATGCTCATCCTCGCCCGGGTCAACGTGCCGGGCTCACTGTACGACACGCTGAGCCACTGGCACGACCGCGAGATTTCCTACGCCATGTTCACCCATTCCGAGGGGCCCATACCGGGGATGGCGCAGGAGCTGGAGATCCAGCGATTCGAATTCGACAGGAAGGGGAACGAAGAAGTCCTCAAATGGCGGGAGGCAAAGATACCGCGAGACCTCGCGGAACGGCATGCGAAACAGCTGAAGGAAACGTACCCGGACTTCGAAATGAAGGAGTTCGAACGGCTCCTCGCCATCCTTTGGGTGAACAACGAGCGATACGTGAGGTACTCCTCTCCTCTCAGGGTCGCGCAGGTGCTCCAGCTGCTGCAAAAAGTGGTTCGTAGCGGAGGGCTCTACGTCGACGTCGAGCCGGCGAAGAGCAGCAACGAATCGCGGATCCACTTCGCGGTGGCGAACCCGCCGCAGACGGACTTTCTCCTGCAGATCATGGAGGTCTTCCACCGGCTGGGGATCGGGGTGAACCGGGCCTACTGTCTTACGGTCTCAAACGGCTTCCACCCCTATTTCCTCGGCACCTTCTACGTGGCGCGGCATTCGGCGGAACCGCTGGACCGCGGCTCCGACATGTTCAGCAGACTGCAGGAGGAGCTCTACAACACGCAGATCATCTCCACCAGGGGGCAGGGCTACCACAGCTTTTTGACCACAGGGATCATGAGCGGCGGGGAAGCATCCCTCATCGACACCTTCATCGCCTTTTGCCACACGAACCTCGCCCACACAGACCCGGACCGCTTCGGGCTCGACCACGTGCAGAGCGCCTTCTTCTCCCACCCGGAGATCGCGCTCGAACTGGTGAAGCTCTTCAAGGCCCGCTTCGATCCGCAACTGGTGGACCGCGACGGCGTCTATCGCGCCACATTGGAGGAGACGCGGCTGGCGGTGGAGGGGTACAACACGGGGCATCGCTACCTCGACGAGGTGCGGCGCACCATCTACCGCTGCTGCCTCATCTTTATCAAGCACACCCTGAAGACGAACTTCTTCGTCCTCAACAAGCAGGCGCTCGCCTTCCGGCTCGACCCGGGTTATCTCGTGGAACTCGGCGACGAATTCACCGCGGACCTCCCCCAGGCGATCCCCTTCCGGGTAACCTTCTTCTTCAGCCGCTACGGCTTTGGCTATCACATCGGCTTCTCCGACATCGCCCGCGGCGGCTGGCGCACGGTCATCGCGCGCAACGCCGACGACTTCACCACCAACGCCAATACCATCTTCCGGGAAAATTTCGTGCTCGCGCACACCCAGCACCTGAAGAACAAGGACATCTACGAGGGGGGCTCGAAACTCGTCCTCATCCTCGATGCCTCCGACCTGAAGCGCAGCGGTGAGCGGGAGATGGAGTACCCGCGACTGTACAAATTGCAGTACGGCGTCGCCAACGCCTTCCTCGATGTCTTCATCACCAAAAACGGCGTGGCGCGCGACCCGGCAGTCGTCGACTACTACCGGCAGGACGAGCCGATCGAGCTCGGTCCCGACGAGAACCTGCACGACACCATGATCGAGAATATCGCGCAGCTCTCCCGCAAGCGCGGCTACATCCTGGGGATCGGCATCATCTCCAGCAAGCAGGTGGGGATCAACCACAAGGAGTACGGCGTCACCTCGACAGGGGTGGTAAAGTTCGCCGAGATCACCATGGCGGAGGTGGGGATCGACATCTATCGCGACCCCTTCACGGTGAAGTTCACCGGGGGGACAAACGGCGACGTGGCGGGAAACGCAATCCGGATCCTTCTCGACAGAGCGCCCGAGGTGAAGATACGCCTCATACTCGACGGCACCGCCGCAGTCTACGACCCGTTCGGCGCGGATCGGGAGGAGCTCTCACGCATCGTGCTGAAGCAGGACCTGGACGGCTTCAATCCGCAGGCGCTGCACCTTGGCGGCTTCATGATCTTCCGCTCCGGGAGCCGCCGGGAAGGAGTGCGCGATCTCTTTCGCAAGGTCACCCGCACCCCGGCCGGGCTGGAAGAGGAATGGATGTCCACCGACGAATTCTCCCGCGCCTATGAGGAGCTCCCCTTCACCGTGGAGGCCGATCTTTTCATTCCCGCCGGGGGGCGGCCGGAGACGATCGACAAGGACAACTGGGAGCGCTACTTCCTCTCGGAGGGGATCCCGTCCGCCCGTGTCATTGTGGAGGGAGCGAACTCGTTCATCACGCCGGAGGCCCGCCTGCAGCTGCAGAAGCGAGGCGTCATCATCATGCGCGACGCCTCCGCCAACAAGTGCGGCGTTATTTCCTCCTCCTACGAGATCATCGCGAACCTGCTGCTGAGCGAGAAGGAATTTTTGGCGGAGAAGGAGCGCTATGTGCGCGACGTGCTGGAGATTTTGGAGAAGCGGGCGGCGGAGGAGGCGCGGCTCATCCTGCGCAGGCGGCGGGAACAGCCCGGCGGGACGTGCTGTACCGAGTTCTCCGACGAGCTCAGCACGGAGATGAACGAGCTGTACGCCATGATCTTCCACTTTTTCCAGGACCACCCGGAGCTCTGCCTGCAGCCCCTCTACCGCCGGGCAATCCTGTCGCACCTCCCGAGGATGCTGCGCGAGGAGCGCAAGTACCGGCAGAGGCTCACGCGTTTGCCGCAGAAGTACCTCTTCGCCATCCTTGCCGCGGAAATAGGTTCGTCGATGGTGTACCGCGGCGACCGCGAGGAAGACTTCGGCGCCACCATCAAGGGGCACTTGGTGAACTACTTCCCGGCGGAGATGTGA
- the truD gene encoding tRNA pseudouridine(13) synthase TruD translates to MQHESKYLTAGIPGTGGVIKETPEDFVVEEIPAYLPSGQGEHCYAVIEKRGIATLEALRRISRALGVQERDMGYAGMKDAQGLTRQTISIPRVSPDAVRALQIPGVAVLSAAMHGNKLRLGHLKGNRFTVRVRSVAGNAPALAEETLEIVRRRGLPNRFGVQRYGVQGNTHLIGACMLRGDYRAAVDTVIGDPKAVADERWRLAIEAYHRGELAEALSLFPPHFRVERDLIDRLLKRPDAWQQAFNAVQPRMKRLYLSAFQSFLFDKVLDGRLDTLDRILPGDIAFKHENGACFIVQDAEVEQTRADSFEISPTGPMFGCTMMEPSGEQLELEQGVLEAHGVTRESFALPGALRMDGERRALRVPVSETVVQGEGENLVLSFALPRGSYATSLLREIMKVE, encoded by the coding sequence GTGCAACACGAATCGAAGTATCTGACGGCGGGAATACCGGGCACCGGCGGGGTCATCAAGGAGACACCGGAGGACTTCGTCGTCGAGGAGATCCCGGCCTATCTTCCGAGCGGTCAAGGTGAGCACTGCTACGCGGTGATCGAGAAGCGCGGCATCGCCACGCTCGAGGCGCTCCGGCGCATCTCGCGCGCTCTCGGAGTCCAGGAGCGTGACATGGGGTACGCGGGAATGAAGGACGCGCAGGGGCTGACCCGGCAGACCATCTCCATCCCGAGAGTCTCTCCCGACGCAGTGCGCGCCCTGCAGATACCCGGAGTCGCTGTCCTTTCCGCCGCCATGCACGGAAACAAGCTGAGGCTCGGCCACCTGAAGGGGAACCGCTTCACGGTCCGCGTCCGGTCCGTTGCCGGTAACGCCCCCGCCCTTGCCGAGGAAACGCTGGAGATCGTCCGGAGGCGCGGCCTGCCCAACCGTTTCGGCGTGCAGCGCTACGGCGTCCAGGGAAACACCCACCTGATCGGCGCCTGCATGCTGCGCGGCGACTATCGCGCCGCCGTCGATACCGTCATCGGCGATCCAAAAGCGGTGGCGGACGAGAGGTGGCGGCTGGCGATCGAGGCATACCATCGGGGCGAGCTCGCCGAGGCGCTTTCTCTCTTTCCGCCGCACTTCCGCGTCGAGCGCGACCTGATCGACCGCCTCCTGAAGAGGCCCGATGCGTGGCAGCAGGCCTTCAACGCCGTCCAGCCGCGCATGAAAAGGCTTTACCTCTCCGCGTTCCAGTCCTTTCTCTTCGACAAGGTGCTCGATGGGCGTCTCGACACGCTCGATCGCATCCTGCCCGGCGACATTGCCTTCAAGCATGAAAATGGAGCCTGCTTCATCGTGCAAGACGCCGAAGTGGAACAGACCCGTGCCGACTCCTTCGAAATTTCCCCCACCGGACCGATGTTCGGCTGCACCATGATGGAGCCCTCCGGAGAACAGCTGGAGCTGGAACAGGGGGTGCTGGAGGCGCACGGGGTGACGCGGGAATCCTTCGCGCTTCCCGGCGCGCTGCGGATGGACGGCGAACGGAGGGCGCTCAGGGTGCCCGTTTCGGAGACCGTGGTGCAGGGGGAAGGGGAGAATCTCGTGCTGAGCTTCGCCCTGCCGCGCGGCTCCTATGCCACCTCCCTCCTTCGGGAGATCATGAAGGTCGAGTAA
- a CDS encoding putative nucleotidyltransferase substrate binding domain-containing protein, protein MAAVPGGVPPETELLAVLKKSLYERTRRLDPTQTLELIQHLKEWVAEEVTFEEGAAASLGRLLSELSFSQFVDQLPPLMNSFERLVSAYFVRRGSVSGFYSFCNVWRERLIRRTLLLAEEGLELNDLGRPPAPYALLASGMAGRREQTLEDASRYFLIWNGDPADYFNQFAYRILAILQQCSLIGRNAADFLGKVLWRGSYGDWECWVAGDDGIASDEPSRRLELLADLRFIAGDHGVGEQALRQAQATLERARGTEAYQSMAQRAIGADLALTIAGNVRLERSGVHAGCVDLTAHAMRPLVSLVRFLAVQHGLEAAPTAGRIEALEAIGALEEDLARALSDAHDLFGTLKIRKEIALQPPYVDPAELTPAEQQRLRAGLESVRRLQKATRRVLATQKRKPAEVLRVALTEQAEVG, encoded by the coding sequence GTGGCTGCCGTCCCGGGGGGAGTTCCCCCTGAAACCGAGCTTCTGGCGGTGCTGAAAAAGAGTCTCTACGAGCGCACCCGCCGGCTCGACCCGACGCAGACGCTGGAATTGATCCAGCATCTGAAGGAGTGGGTCGCCGAAGAGGTGACGTTCGAGGAAGGGGCTGCGGCCTCTCTCGGGAGGCTCCTCTCCGAGCTCAGCTTCTCGCAGTTCGTCGACCAGCTCCCCCCTCTCATGAACAGCTTCGAGCGGCTCGTTTCCGCCTACTTCGTCAGGCGCGGCTCCGTCTCCGGCTTTTACAGTTTCTGCAACGTGTGGCGCGAGAGGCTGATCCGCAGGACCCTTCTTCTCGCGGAAGAGGGGCTGGAGCTGAACGACCTGGGCCGCCCCCCGGCGCCCTACGCGCTCCTAGCCTCCGGCATGGCGGGACGGCGCGAGCAGACTCTCGAGGACGCGTCCCGCTACTTCCTGATATGGAACGGAGATCCCGCCGACTATTTCAACCAGTTTGCCTACCGCATCCTAGCCATTTTGCAGCAGTGCAGCCTCATCGGGCGCAACGCCGCCGACTTCCTCGGGAAGGTCCTGTGGCGCGGCTCGTACGGGGATTGGGAATGCTGGGTGGCGGGGGACGATGGAATCGCTTCCGACGAGCCCTCCCGGCGACTGGAGCTTCTCGCGGATCTGCGCTTCATAGCGGGGGACCATGGGGTAGGGGAGCAGGCGCTGCGCCAGGCCCAGGCGACGCTGGAGAGAGCGCGCGGAACAGAAGCATATCAGTCGATGGCGCAGCGGGCGATCGGTGCCGACCTCGCTCTCACCATAGCCGGAAACGTGCGGCTGGAGCGGAGCGGCGTCCATGCCGGGTGCGTCGATCTCACAGCTCACGCCATGCGCCCTCTGGTCTCCCTCGTGCGCTTCCTCGCGGTCCAGCACGGGCTCGAGGCCGCCCCGACGGCAGGGCGGATCGAGGCCTTGGAGGCAATCGGGGCGCTGGAAGAGGATCTCGCCCGCGCCCTTTCCGATGCCCACGATCTCTTCGGAACTCTGAAGATCCGCAAGGAAATCGCACTGCAGCCGCCGTATGTGGATCCGGCGGAGCTGACGCCCGCCGAGCAGCAGCGTCTGCGCGCGGGGCTCGAATCAGTGCGGCGGTTGCAAAAAGCCACGCGACGCGTGCTGGCGACGCAAAAGCGAAAGCCGGCCGAAGTGTTGCGAGTCGCGCTCACCGAGCAGGCAGAAGTGGGGTAG
- the ispE gene encoding 4-(cytidine 5'-diphospho)-2-C-methyl-D-erythritol kinase, which translates to MTQKAKKKLQLKAPAKVNYRLDVLRRREDGYHDLRMVMQRVNLCDDVEIALTETPGIRVVCNTPGAPDGEGNIAWRAANALLALSPWKGGIDISITKKIPIGAGLGGGSSDAATVLMGVNELLDLSLSEERLREIGVKLGADVPFFIFKKTAIAEGIGDRLTALEGMPKLWVVLVNPGIHISTGWVYQSLRLTGEKVAANIPRLYGGVGDVCAILSNDLEQVSFERYPALPALKEELLTVGAAGSLMSGSGSTVFALFEEEKTAKAAAAEIGKRHGWLSVAVETL; encoded by the coding sequence ATGACGCAGAAAGCAAAAAAGAAGCTCCAACTGAAAGCGCCTGCAAAGGTGAACTACCGTCTCGACGTGCTGCGCCGCCGTGAGGACGGCTACCACGACCTCCGTATGGTGATGCAGAGGGTGAACCTTTGCGACGACGTGGAAATAGCGCTGACCGAGACGCCCGGAATCCGCGTAGTCTGCAACACCCCCGGCGCACCGGACGGAGAGGGGAACATCGCGTGGCGCGCCGCGAACGCGCTGCTGGCGCTTTCCCCCTGGAAAGGCGGGATCGACATCTCCATCACCAAGAAGATCCCGATCGGCGCCGGCCTCGGAGGGGGCAGCTCCGACGCCGCGACCGTGCTGATGGGAGTAAACGAGCTCCTGGATCTTTCCCTCTCCGAGGAGCGGCTACGCGAGATCGGCGTCAAGCTCGGCGCCGACGTGCCGTTTTTCATCTTCAAGAAGACCGCCATAGCCGAAGGTATCGGCGACCGGCTGACCGCGCTCGAAGGGATGCCGAAGCTGTGGGTCGTGCTCGTCAATCCCGGGATACACATCTCCACCGGCTGGGTCTATCAAAGTTTGAGATTGACAGGTGAGAAGGTCGCTGCTAATATTCCCCGGCTGTACGGCGGAGTAGGCGATGTTTGCGCGATACTGTCGAACGATCTGGAGCAGGTGAGTTTCGAGCGGTACCCGGCATTGCCGGCGCTGAAGGAAGAGCTCCTGACGGTAGGTGCTGCAGGGTCGTTGATGTCCGGCAGCGGCTCAACAGTCTTCGCCCTTTTTGAAGAAGAAAAAACTGCCAAAGCCGCCGCCGCCGAAATAGGCAAGCGTCATGGCTGGTTGTCAGTAGCCGTAGAAACGTTATAA